From a region of the Enterobacter cancerogenus genome:
- the cpxP gene encoding cell-envelope stress modulator CpxP codes for MRKVTAAVMASTLAFSAFSQAAVAIIGDTGSSQEGAAQNSSQSHMFDGISLTEHQRQQMRDLMQRARHEQPPVNVSEMETMHRLVTAENFDESAVRAQAEKMAQEQVDRQVEMAKVRNQMFHLLSPEQQAVLNDKHQQRMDQLREVARMQRSSETTFFSSNSSTRSNQ; via the coding sequence ATGCGCAAAGTTACCGCTGCCGTCATGGCCTCAACGCTGGCCTTCAGTGCGTTTAGCCAGGCTGCTGTAGCTATCATCGGCGATACCGGTTCCTCGCAGGAGGGCGCAGCGCAGAATAGCAGCCAAAGCCATATGTTTGACGGCATAAGTTTAACCGAACATCAACGCCAACAGATGCGAGATCTGATGCAGAGGGCACGACATGAGCAGCCCCCTGTTAATGTTAGCGAAATGGAGACAATGCACCGCCTTGTCACCGCAGAAAATTTTGACGAAAGCGCTGTACGCGCTCAGGCCGAAAAAATGGCTCAGGAACAGGTTGACCGCCAGGTAGAGATGGCGAAGGTCCGCAACCAGATGTTCCACCTGCTATCGCCCGAGCAGCAAGCGGTTTTGAACGACAAACATCAGCAACGAATGGACCAGTTGCGTGAGGTTGCACGGATGCAGCGAAGCTCAGAAACAACGTTTTTCAGTAGCAATAGCAGCACCCGTAGTAACCAGTAA
- the fieF gene encoding CDF family cation-efflux transporter FieF (FieF, a metal efflux transporter, is a member of the CDF (cation diffusion facilitator) family of transporters.) encodes MNQSYGRLVSRAAIAATVMASCLLIIKIFAWWYTGSVSILAALVDSLVDIAASLTNLLVVRYSLQPADEEHTFGHGKAESLAALAQSMFISGSALFLFLTGIQHLASPTPMNDPGVGVAVTVIALISTLVLVTFQRWVVRKTQSQAVRADMLHYQSDVMMNGAILIALGLAWYGWHRADALFALGIGVYILYSALRMGYDAVQSLLDRALPDAERDDIYSIVTSWPGVSGAHDLRTRQSGPTRFIQIHIEMEDNLPLVQAHIIAEQVEQAILQRFPGSDVIIHQDPCSVVPGHVQLS; translated from the coding sequence ATGAATCAATCCTATGGCCGGCTGGTTAGCCGGGCCGCAATAGCCGCGACGGTGATGGCGTCGTGTTTGCTGATTATCAAAATTTTTGCGTGGTGGTACACGGGCTCGGTCAGTATTCTGGCTGCCCTGGTGGACTCGCTGGTGGATATTGCCGCCTCGCTGACCAACCTGCTGGTGGTGCGCTATTCGCTGCAACCGGCTGATGAAGAGCACACCTTCGGGCACGGAAAGGCGGAATCGCTGGCGGCGCTGGCGCAAAGCATGTTTATTTCCGGTTCGGCGCTGTTCCTGTTTTTAACCGGCATTCAGCATCTCGCCTCGCCGACACCGATGAACGATCCGGGCGTCGGCGTGGCTGTTACGGTAATCGCACTTATAAGCACTCTTGTTCTGGTAACGTTCCAGCGCTGGGTCGTGCGTAAAACGCAAAGCCAGGCGGTACGGGCAGATATGCTTCATTATCAGTCTGATGTTATGATGAATGGGGCGATTCTTATTGCGCTCGGTCTGGCCTGGTATGGCTGGCATCGTGCGGACGCGTTGTTTGCGTTAGGAATTGGCGTCTATATCTTGTATAGCGCTTTACGGATGGGGTATGACGCGGTGCAATCGCTTCTCGACCGCGCGCTTCCGGACGCAGAACGCGATGATATATATTCCATCGTGACCTCCTGGCCCGGCGTCAGTGGGGCACACGATCTTCGTACGCGGCAGTCAGGGCCGACCCGCTTTATTCAGATTCACATTGAAATGGAAGACAACCTGCCGTTGGTTCAGGCTCACATCATAGCTGAGCAGGTCGAGCAGGCGATTTTGCAGCGTTTTCCTGGTTCAGACGTCATCATTCACCAGGACCCCTGCTCGGTTGTACCCGGACACGTTCAGCTTTCGTAA